The following are from one region of the Alicyclobacillus fastidiosus genome:
- the qoxB gene encoding cytochrome aa3 quinol oxidase subunit I, whose protein sequence is MLDEGPMIWTSDVLIVLATIGIIAVLSYFKLWKWLWDNWLTTVDHKKIGIMYLIAAILMLFRGGVDGLLMRAQLSWPGLHILNADHYDQIFTTHGTIMILFMAMPALIGFFNVAVPLQIGCRDVAFPYLNAISFWLFFVAAMLFNLSFVVGGSPDGGWTSYTPYVETMFDPGPGENYFLVALQITGIGTIATGVNFLLTILRMRAPGMTLMRMPMFTWSVFITSVIIVFAFPVLTVALALLLIDRDFGAHFFTVTAGGMPMQYVNLFWIWGHPEVYIVILPAFGIFSEVFSTFARKRLFGYSAMVVSMVSIAILSFVVWVHHFFTMGAGPGVNSFFGVSTMAIAVPTGVKLFNWLFTMHKGRIEYTSAMLWAVGFIPNFLIGGLTGVMLAVPPADYQYHNSYFLVAHFHYVLIAGTVFGVFAALYYWWPKMFGVLLNERLGRWHFWTFMIGFNICFFPMFFLGFMGMTRRVYTYQAGYGWGVINLIETFGALLMGVGFLFFVYNILWSARFGERDTTGDPWDARTLEWATTSPAPHYNFARIPEVKGRDAWWLMKKNGETINGPKGVPFEPIHMPNDSGRPIIMSVFFFIAGAGFVFEWWILAIIGLAGVLVTMALRSFEYDDHHYIPVEEIEKTEAAAGRL, encoded by the coding sequence ATGCTCGACGAAGGTCCAATGATCTGGACATCCGATGTTCTCATCGTACTGGCCACTATCGGTATCATCGCCGTCCTCAGCTACTTCAAGTTGTGGAAGTGGCTCTGGGACAACTGGCTGACGACAGTGGACCACAAGAAAATCGGGATTATGTACTTGATTGCCGCCATTTTGATGCTGTTCCGCGGCGGTGTGGACGGATTGCTGATGCGTGCACAGCTATCCTGGCCAGGTCTTCACATATTGAACGCTGATCACTATGATCAGATTTTCACCACGCACGGCACCATCATGATCTTGTTCATGGCGATGCCTGCACTGATTGGGTTCTTCAACGTCGCCGTACCGTTACAGATCGGTTGTCGCGACGTCGCGTTCCCATATTTGAACGCCATTAGTTTCTGGTTGTTCTTCGTCGCTGCAATGCTCTTTAACTTGTCGTTCGTCGTCGGCGGTTCGCCGGATGGCGGTTGGACGAGTTATACACCTTATGTAGAAACCATGTTTGATCCGGGCCCGGGCGAGAATTACTTCTTGGTCGCCCTGCAGATCACTGGTATTGGTACTATCGCAACCGGTGTGAACTTCCTCTTGACGATTTTGCGCATGAGGGCGCCAGGTATGACGCTGATGCGCATGCCGATGTTCACGTGGTCTGTATTCATCACGTCGGTGATCATCGTCTTCGCGTTCCCGGTTTTGACGGTCGCGCTTGCATTGCTCCTCATCGACCGCGATTTTGGAGCGCACTTCTTTACGGTCACCGCGGGCGGTATGCCCATGCAATACGTCAACTTGTTCTGGATTTGGGGCCATCCAGAAGTATATATCGTCATTTTGCCGGCGTTCGGCATCTTCTCGGAGGTCTTCAGCACGTTTGCGCGCAAGCGGCTGTTTGGCTACTCCGCGATGGTCGTGTCGATGGTCTCCATCGCTATCCTGAGCTTCGTCGTGTGGGTTCACCACTTCTTTACGATGGGCGCGGGTCCGGGCGTCAACTCGTTCTTCGGCGTTTCGACGATGGCTATCGCAGTTCCAACTGGTGTGAAGCTGTTTAACTGGTTGTTCACGATGCACAAGGGTCGTATCGAGTATACGAGCGCGATGCTGTGGGCAGTCGGGTTTATCCCGAACTTCCTGATTGGTGGTTTGACGGGTGTCATGCTCGCTGTTCCACCAGCGGACTATCAGTACCACAACAGTTACTTCTTGGTCGCGCACTTCCACTACGTGCTGATCGCCGGTACCGTATTTGGCGTCTTTGCCGCCCTCTACTACTGGTGGCCGAAGATGTTCGGCGTTTTGTTGAACGAACGGTTGGGCAGATGGCACTTCTGGACGTTTATGATCGGCTTTAACATCTGTTTCTTCCCGATGTTCTTCCTCGGGTTCATGGGAATGACGCGCCGCGTGTACACGTACCAAGCTGGCTACGGTTGGGGCGTTATCAACTTGATTGAAACGTTTGGCGCACTTTTGATGGGTGTCGGATTCCTGTTCTTCGTGTACAACATCCTCTGGAGTGCACGCTTTGGCGAACGGGATACGACGGGAGATCCTTGGGATGCACGTACACTGGAGTGGGCAACCACTTCGCCAGCACCACATTACAACTTTGCTCGCATTCCAGAAGTAAAGGGTCGCGACGCATGGTGGCTCATGAAGAAGAACGGCGAGACCATCAATGGTCCAAAGGGCGTTCCGTTCGAACCGATTCACATGCCGAACGATTCTGGTCGCCCGATTATTATGAGCGTGTTCTTCTTCATCGCCGGAGCTGGATTTGTGTTTGAATGGTGGATCCTCGCGATCATCGGCCTGGCTGGCGTACTCGTCACCATGGCACTGCGTTCGTTCGAGTATGATGACCACCACTACATTCCGGTCGAAGAGATTGAGAAGACAGAAGCTGCGGCAGGGAGGTTGTAA
- a CDS encoding cytochrome c oxidase subunit II transmembrane domain-containing protein: protein MKPTGRRLRSLFLVVGLSMFALTGCNSAKYMPVLSPQGPVARSEYYLIIWSFALMMIVVLGVFVIFFYMIVKYRATPENKDYVPPEIEGNARWESIWTIIPLIIVIALAIPTVAVTYKLVKPPKAEASTSATQGASSNPLVIDVISERWKWVFKYPAQGIETVNYVNIPAGQPVDFELTSDGPMNTFWVPALGGMEFNMPGHDLKLWLEADHPGTYQGRSAQYSGRGFAAMTFDVNAQNSADFAKWVQTIKQTKPALTKQANNQLSTPGTVPKMAFSSVNPQ, encoded by the coding sequence ATGAAGCCAACTGGGCGTCGACTTCGCAGCCTCTTTCTCGTAGTGGGGCTGTCCATGTTTGCCCTTACCGGCTGTAACTCGGCAAAGTACATGCCTGTACTTAGTCCGCAAGGGCCGGTTGCTAGAAGCGAGTACTACCTGATCATCTGGTCATTTGCGCTGATGATGATTGTCGTGTTGGGCGTATTTGTGATCTTCTTCTACATGATCGTCAAATATCGCGCCACGCCAGAGAACAAGGATTACGTTCCACCAGAAATCGAGGGCAATGCTCGCTGGGAGTCCATCTGGACCATCATCCCGCTCATCATTGTCATCGCGCTTGCGATTCCAACTGTGGCCGTCACGTACAAGCTCGTGAAGCCACCGAAGGCGGAGGCCAGTACGAGTGCGACACAAGGGGCGTCAAGTAATCCGCTCGTGATCGACGTCATTTCAGAACGTTGGAAATGGGTGTTTAAGTACCCGGCTCAAGGCATTGAGACGGTCAACTACGTCAACATTCCAGCAGGTCAACCAGTCGACTTCGAGTTGACTTCGGATGGACCTATGAACACGTTTTGGGTACCTGCGCTCGGCGGGATGGAGTTTAACATGCCAGGTCACGATTTGAAGTTGTGGTTAGAGGCTGACCATCCTGGTACCTATCAGGGCCGAAGCGCGCAGTATTCCGGTCGCGGCTTTGCTGCGATGACGTTCGATGTGAACGCGCAGAACTCTGCTGACTTTGCTAAGTGGGTCCAAACCATCAAGCAAACCAAGCCAGCTTTGACGAAACAAGCGAATAATCAACTGAGCACGCCGGGTACCGTTCCGAAAATGGCGTTCTCGTCAGTTAATCCGCAATAA